Below is a genomic region from Papilio machaon chromosome 11, ilPapMach1.1, whole genome shotgun sequence.
TGTGTGCTGATTGGAATAGAAAGATGAGTGAGTgcaaataaaagcaaaaatagtagataaaaatattaatttatttatactctcGTTTGGAAGCGTaataaatacgatttttttcatgttctaactaaaaattacatcacaaattataaacttacatTTAGAAACCGCTATTTACAATTGACTAGGGTACATTTCAGTTCTTCAACAgctttatcttatttatatttacatatctcTTACAACACAAAGTACCTTTTGCACTGTTCGCTTTAAACATTTCACAGTACTCTAAGTAAGTACCTACATTATCACAAGTTAATCATAAAATCCTTTCTGTAAACAGGACTATGTATCAGGAACCTTCCTATGTCAGTAACAATACATAATGTTAACTTATACATGGAATGcaatatacttaattaaatatttgtgcaAGTAAAGGCTAGAGAGTCTGTTGTCATTCGACAGGTaccgttatttttaaatgcatctCATTACATATTCATTTAGTACTTAAAGTACAACTTTGAAAAGGAAACATTTAAGTCATCGTAACATATGAGCACCAACATAGAATATTTCGATTCGACATAGTTTTTACATATACAAGAAAAATTAACGaacaatattacatacaatttACACAatgatacaaataataaatcacatttcaagtttttaaacgaaataagTCTTTCTTACATTAGTGGGCCGCGTATTAGACATGGGTATCTGTTGCGCAGGCCGGAGAGGGCGCTCCTCGCACTGGTGGTTGTCTATGGAGACGTAGCTGTGATGGTGCGGCAGACGGTCGTCAGGCCGGCCCTCGCTGCTCGCCACCGAGCACGTCTCGTCCTCCGTGCTGCGCGCCGACACCTCGGCACTCGCGCTCGTCGAGTGCATGGGACTCGACATCATCAGGATTGGAGGCGCCATGCCGTATTTGTACCACGGGTCCTGAGACGTCGGCGGCGCCGTGTATCTCAGGTTACCGTGACGACCGAACGCCTCTCTATTACtagttttcatattattagCGTTATGAAGCGTCCGATTGGGCAACGTCACGTCCACGTCGGGCAACcgaaaatttagtttttccCAACAGTTTTTCTCCCCCCACACGATCACTGTACACGTTTTGAGCAACACTTTTAAATCTGGATCGATGTTTATGGCACTCAAGTCCGTGGTTACAAGGAAAATTATCTTTTGACGTCTATGCCTAACATTCACTGAATTAATAGCACTTTGAATAGCCGCCTTTGATTCTGGCGCGTACCATTCTTGTTctaaaaagtttattgataACACAATAATAAGTCTTTTGGAACTTTCCGAGGCACTGGATAAACTATCGCCCGATCGTCTCTCGATTAGTTGCAAGTCCCTATGCTGAAGGCACAAAGAATGACCAGAATTCTCTAATTCCGAACTCACCGCACGCGTCACAAAGTCTTCGTCTCGTGGATTATACACAAAGAAAGCGTCGAAgcgtttatttttgttatcgtTCATATCCTTCGAAGAAGAGCTGAATACTCTAACACCGTATTTAGAATGCatccataatttaaaatcttccCGGAACATGAATAGAAAGGCGCACATCACCAAAAGTATGATTACTATTATCAACACGACTGCAATATATGGAATGTAATTTTCGACGCCATCATTCGATTCAATGAATAATCGTTTTAGAGTCTCGGTCCCGGTCTCTTCTGTGGTAGTCTCCGTTTTACATTCCTTCGCTACCGTGGCGATGGTTTTATTCATTGACTGGCCGTGTGCAAAGTAACACATCATGGTTTCGGTGTCTTTGGATTTCTTTATTAGCCATTGATTCAGCTGGGCCACATCTTTACAATCGCATATCCAGTTGTTGCCGTCGACGGAGACCCGcgtgcgaggattattatctGTAATGACTCTCCACGGCATGTAATCAACATAACCGTTATTGTCAAGGTTCAGATACTCCAGCGATGGcaagtaattaaatgtatcATTTTCTATCACCTTTATCTTATTTTCGTTCAAATAAAGTTCGTTTAGATTCGGAAGCCGAGTAAATTGCGTATTTCTAAGTACTTcgagtttattattttctaagtgGAGTACTCTCAATGATTCGATGCCGTTAAACGTTCTATTTTGTATTGTGTTTATATTACTGTTATTGAGATAAAGAACTTGCAGTCGTTTTTTACCGATAAATACGTGATTTCCTAATTCTTTCAAGTCGTTTCCGTCCAAATAGATTTCGGTCGCGTCCATCGGCATTCTGTCCGGCACGTGATCGTAGCCGGCGTTCGAACAATACACGACGTTGGAGTTCCAGGTGAGATCATGATAACACGTACAATTATCTGGACAAGTCATCTTACAATCACAAGCATCAAAGTCACAACAATGGCACAGGGTGAAGCAGTGTGAATCGTACTTGCACAAAAATTCCGATGACTTCACTTCGAGTAGAAACACGCCCAACTTATTTCGTGAGTGTGTCAAAGAGCACCTAACGCTTTCTAAATCCATTACTCTCGGCCGCTGTCTGAGGTCGCTTAATTGGTTAATTCTCTGCAACCATTCCATTGTACAGTCGCAATCGAATGGATTCTCGCTGATATAAAATTCGGGTAGATCTTTGTCTTCCGATACGGCTGATATTGCAAACGCACCAACTTCTAAAGTTCTTATCTTGTTTGAATAAAGAATTACTTTGTTTAGGTTatacttttgtaaaaatgtaccCGGATTTATGTCTTCAATgtgattattgtttaaaacaatGGTCTCTACGCTGCTAGGGAAAGAGAACTCGTCGAGACTTCTTATTTTGTTGTGACTAACATCGagcatttttatattgcaaGATTCTTTCAATCCGTACGTGTCTTCGAGCTTTTCAATTTTGTTCTCGTGCATGTCTAGCCATTCGACGTTCGTGGGTATGTAGCTGTAGTCGAACCAAAGCAACTCATTGTTTGACACATTTAACCAAACGAGGGGTTGCGTGTTGGTAAATATGCCTTTTAGGTCGACCAATTTGTTTCCATCCAAACCTATTGCTTTTAATTGCTGATTAGAGGAAAAAGCTCCGTCGTCAATTTGATCAATGTTATTCGAAGCCAAATTTAATATCTGCAGCGACGGCAAGGCAACAAAAGTATCCTTAGAGATTTTCTCAATCTTATTCCCGACGAGCCGCAACCCGTACAAATCATCTAAACCTTCAAACTGCGAAGTCGTGACTTTTGTAATTCTATTCATGCCTAAGTCTAGAGATGTTAAAAATCTAAGCGTCTTTATGGCTTCCGGTACCTCGGTCAACTGGTTTCCACTGAGGCCCAAATCGTGCagctttgtaatattttcaaaagagCGTAAGTCTATCTTCGTTATTCTGTTACCGTCGAGGAATAACTGGTTTAATACGTATAAGTTTGAGAAATGACCGCTGTCCACTTCGATAATATTGTTGTGAGCCAAAGACAGAGAGTGGAGGTTCTTCAAATTAGAAAATGCTCCGTCTGCTATTCGAGCGATGTTGTTGAATTCCAAACTTAAGAACTGAAGATTGTTTAAATCTTGAAATAACAGTGCGTCTATCTTGCTTATTTTGTTATGTGACAAATTCAAAACAATGAGACGCACCAATCCCGAGAATGTATCGCGGTTGACCCACTCACTCGTCAACTCGTTGACGGACAAGTCTAGTATCTGCAGCTGATCGAGTCCTTCAAGCAATCCAGGTGCGAGCACGCTTAGCgagttattgtttaaatatatttgttttatgtcCCGCGAAGATTGAAACATCTCCGGTGGCAGCGCCGTCAGTGCATTGGTTGATAAATTAAGTATCTGCAGATCACTCAAACCGACGAATGCGCGATCTGCCACTGTTGATATCCTGTTATCttgtaaaaatagtttttgaagAGCGCGTAGACTCGAAAGACCGTTATCTGGCAAAGCACTTATTTCATTGTGTGACATATCTAACGTCTCCAATACAGTATTACAAGATTTACCTGGCGCAGTAGGCCCATTGCCCCAGTCCGAAAATCCTAAGTTCGATATATCCTGTAATCTGTTCTGCGTAACGTTTAACTCCTTTAAATTGTATAGGGGACAAAATATCTCCGACGGGAGTACCCATATGTTGTTATCACCCAAGTCTAAACTTCTAAGATCGGTAAGTCCTCTGAATGTGTCTCTGTGGAATTCCATTGACATAGCGGACCAATCCGTGTTATGAGTACGTATGCTCAGGGTGCGTAAACCACTTAGCGGCGACAATACTGCCGACGGGACGTATCGGATTTTACACGATTCTATTCGCAATTCTTTTAAGTTGTGAAAACGCGACAACAGTTCAGTTCCTTCTTCTTTTCTTCTTCCGACGTCAAGGGAGCTCTCGAAGAACAATACGTCAGTGCAATGCAAGTCCAGTGCAGTGATGCGCTGCGCCTGCGAGGCGCTAAGGCCGGCCAGCAGGTCCGTAGCGCCGGCTGCCGTGCGCAGCGAGCACGCCAGCTGCACGCGCGTAGGTTCGCCGGGACCGCCCGACACACGCTGCCACTCGCACTCCTGCGGCGCCTCCGCCACGCGGCTTGTCAGCGCTGCGCCGCCCGCGCCGGACCGTAGCCCGCACCACACAGAGTACCACAACAATAATACAGTCGcttgcattttgtttatttcacttttaacCGTCACTTAATTCAAACGATGGTCACTAGATGGGCAGGTGTCGTCGCGCACATCGCACCGCTAGTCCAAATGCGCTCGGAAAACTTAACGAATTTCCCGTCAAACTTGTTCCGAAGTACGTCCCATAACGGACGCGGTGCATTAACTCTGATCATACACCGGTCTCGGCGACACGCGAGAAGTGACTGAGTGTCGGAGCGCGTGGAGTTGAGCGACCGCCGGCTCCCCGCGCGATTGCTCCTCCCCCGACAAGGAGGTCCGATAAGGCGAACTCTCTCCACTCAAAAGTTCACAGCGGCAACAAGTTGCCCGCCGCGAGATTGGCATGAACAGGAGCGCGCATAGCGAGCTTTTATAAACATGGCGCTGCTtactttgtttgttttgtttaatcgCTAAATGTCAATCGAATATTAGCATAAGAAAAAGTAGTACTGAAATGTTCACAACATTAATGTCTGTAGTAACGTGAAACTAATTTGAACGCTAAATAGAAGTGTATTAATAAAAGCTCTAGGAGTTACCTTTATTGTATGTGAAAATTCATTTGTtatattctattaataaattttcatgtcTAGTCGACCAATCgacaaatgaaaattaaattatgtaatgcCTACCAAAATTTGAAATAGCACATTAAACGTATCTCAACCTACCTAACGTGAGAAGtggtaagtttatattttactaataagttttatttaataatgtgatcaatagacattttatacaatagaTAGAGTTACAAAAAGAATACATAATGACACCATCTAGGAATCAACTTCAAACTGACAGTATTCAAATCGCTTAACGACTACGCAAAATTTTAATGCTCTTAAATACGTTAATCATCTTTTATCTATAGCCGGATGACCCCCAAAGTAATATTTACACGTCCTCTTGTCGTTTTTATCATTTCCCGcaaaattcttttgttttttaaactacGTCTACCTGTAACCGTGACGCATTTCTGTTGCGATAACTCGTAGCTTATCTGTGCACTTGTCAAATTACTCACATAATGATATCATCAGCTAAAGTGGTTCCGTCCTGTCCGTTCTATCACAACCATTTCCAATATCTTGTGTAAGTCGAAGTGTCAACATTACTGATTACTTTGAAACTAAACAAATCACTTCGTAATTAGTCACTAAATGGGTAAGTGGGCGGTAGACGAGCTAGTGGTGTTGTTAGCACTGCTAAGCaactatacaaaattatattgctatcacaattttttacaatcaGAATTCGAGGAATGACAGATATGTTTTGAGCAGGTGGAAAAAACAAGTATGAAATATGTACCAAAAACTAGAAACTATCAAACTTCTACTGAAGtaaatgtttcaattataattcGAGTTTGTACAGTTTCTTACACTGTAATCAAAGTTTCAGTTGGCCGCAGTGTCGATGAGATATTTGACACCGGCGCTTTCGTTCGgtattatatttcaacatGAGACCGCTTTAATTTTGTAAGCTAATTAAGGAGTTAGGAACATTGTTAGTGCAGTTGTAACACGCTCGCGAAATATTAAGTTGTCTCGTCAGACGCGGCACGGAATATCGCGAACGACAACTAAATACTGAAAGCTTCGACTTAATTAAAGAGAATCAGAATACAACATAAGTATGGATGTTAGTTACACaagctaaaataaataagaaatctaTACaagttatctttttaattttattttttttaattaatttgttcttcttatttttatgaattcttAATCTTCAGGGtcttaatattcatttttcttcttttgttttagatttttagattCGTATAGTATAGACCGACAAGGATATCTAATCCGGTGgtcataaattaaactaaattatgatgtaaactttcaatgtttaaaaagtGTCACTAGGTCCTTTTCGTACTGCAGCTGTCATGTTAAGTTTACATTTTCTGTTAGAACTAaacgcgatagcagcgcctctctcatCGGGCCAGATATCCTTGCTTAACTATTGCAATCGAATATATAGAACTATGGGTCTAGCATGGATGTTTGCAATAAGCGCCTTTGTATCCACGTcaataatgtcaaaattagtatgagatttgtaGTGTACTTAACTCTTGATActctgcacaaattttaataactaaatctGTTTCCAACGATACGAAGGggttttttacaaatattcgtgctaggcccactgaatcttttataaaaagaacttTAAATCTTCGTTCATCGTTCATAAGATAAAACAGATTGCCGGGCGTCAGTATTTCCGTTCCGTTGTTTCATTATGTCGTGAGTATTTTGTAAGGAATAACAAAGTTAAATGttgtttgaattataaaactcTTAAGATAGTCTAAGATTACGACCATCGTAGCTAATTACATGGCAAATTAATTCAGAAAATTGcatttgtcaattttaatcATGCCATGAATTCGGAATGTTTCATGTTGTTCACATACTATGAAATTATGTGCGGAATAATTATCCTATCAGTTTAGGATACGCTTCGAGGAACATAAGCTCGTTGATTGGAATAAAAGCTTTATATCAGTTATACTATTGAGaagcatttttataaatgacacATAAGGAAATagttaatattgaaaacataagctattattaatatatttattaatagtattttatgCCAATGTCTGACGACTTATGAATGTCTGTCTAAAGACGAATGTTTTActacaatacataaataataacaaaaaaaatgaattataaaatatgtttataatacaagttgtatcataaaatttaataaaaagaattaatgttcctaaatttaaataattttgattaaaatgaatatatattttattaaaatgaaggtCCTGAAATATTAATCAGGTTTACTTGACGTGTGCAAAAAATAGGGATGTGCTCCTATTTATCGATAAATCTTATCGTAATAATCTTTAGGAAGTTGTCACTCGAGCGCAGTGCCGCAAAGCGCATTGATTAGCGCTCTCGGCGGCTCCACACAAAAATTCATCAAAGTTAACTGATCAAAAGGAATGCTCTCTTCATTCGAGTACTTCCATACTTAACGTAACCTCGAAGACATAAATGCCTTGTTTTTTTAGTTCTTGAAGCTTCTTGTCGacgaattttatttctgttttcatGAGTGCAGGTGTATAAgcacataaaaaatttattacataattggatagtttatttttaagatatttaaataattacgtctgtacgttttatttttaaatcaagaaaataatttattatattcgttCTAAGTAGCcgaattagtatttaaaatatcaatctaagtaaaaattttagacCACTGTTTGTTTAACCTGACGCATACCGCCATCTAGTGGTGAGAGGTATAAACATAtcgtattataaaattaagcgCAGGCGAATCTAAATCATTTCTATTATTCTTCTCTTCTATATGTTGTTTTGcatcatttaattataaattttaatattaatgaaaaattaatatccaGGCCTTAAAAGTATTATTCAACGACTTGATTCAGACGGCAGGTTAATTAACGCTTggaatttataacaaataatctGATCTTATggtaaattatactttatgaCTCCTCTTCAAAACTCAATAAttgatacataatattaatttctaattacaATGCCAAAACTGTCTTAGTAAAGGTAATCATGCTTTCTCAGACAATCTTTATTAATCTGAATCATAACATTATGGACTTGATAAACCgtatataatcttactaatattataaatgcgaatgtttagatgtatggatggatttttgtttgaaggtatcttcggaacggctcaacagatcttgataaaattaagcacagatatagaacatagtctggaaaaacacatatgctacttattatgtttttttaattccgcgcggacggaatcgcgtgcaacaagtaataaataataaataaataatttttaaaattgcaaatataatagtaaatatagtaaaggacggttaaatacaaatatgaaaGCAAATAAAACCCAGTAGAGAACTAACATTGTAGTAAAGGCGTAAACACACAAATGGCTACCACGCAAACTTTACGGCATCGTTAGTGCTTGTAAGTCTCTTCAGTTGCCGCCAATACCGCCCCTTCGCTCAGGAAACTATAAATCACTAGCACTGCCGTCTTGTCATTCGATTCTTACAACTATCCAGCGTTCGTTGACATCGCCATCCCCTACCTCATATAAACAATGTAGGTGTTAtaagaaagttaaaataaagacAGAGGTCAATCTAACCTGGATGACAGAGTGCTGAAAATGTTTAATCTACTTTTTACTATATACACATTCTATATATTGTCCGGACTGAagcgaaaatattttttttttaccacgACCTCGGTGTTTGATGTCTCTAATGAATCAAGAGCCGAGCCGGCAAGTGCCATGATTAATAGTAATGATTAgtcataaaactttttttcaacACACGAggcacttataaaatatttgacttGTCTCGAAGTCGTTAACGAacatcttaattatatttttataaagctatatataaatgaaaaaatttactGTCTAACTACAATCTAAcaaacagtaaaaaataattgttggtttttctttattaataactagcgaTACTTGAAGGTCTTCCTACTAGTAAGAACGCCAACAAATCCTCGTGTGTACGAATAATTTGAACTAACTTAACATGCTCAGAAGATGCAGACGCATTAGTTATCACATTTAGTaacttacacatttttttgctagtacatactcgtatgtacataaaatattagacagtggtcattaaatattattatttaataagctAATGATGCATTATACTTGTTAGAATATAACATATGCAAGATGAGGGTCGTGATTCAATGACAAATGGAAACAACATGTGATTCTGATCACCATAACTAACCACAGTACTGAATCGATTCTAACCAACTGTTCGCCGTGTGTTCGTTCGTTCTATTATCTGTCGATAAATAGGGTCTATTGTGTTACCGCCAAAAAACGCATAAATCGAATCGATCTTCTACGCTGTCTGCTATTGACTGTCCCATCCCTAAGCGTTCGAATTCCCCAAAGAGTCGTACATTTTTGGCGGCATAAAACGTCAAAATATTTGGCATCAGTTGTGCTAATGGTGGTACTTTGTAACGGTGACATTAAAGTTATATTGTTGTCTGAGCCGGGAATATTGTGACCAAATGTGAACATCATTTTGTGGTTTACGTGGTTCCTTGATGTAGGATTTATTTAGTATCATCCTCAGTATGCCGTTTTAGaagtactttatttaaattgctattatttttacgtcttGGGAATTAAAAACTGATTATCTACTACTGCTATAGTTCTAATACTAATAACACTATTGTAGAGTACATGCCACGGTTatataattactagctgtcgcccgcgactccgtccgcgcgcagttaaaaaatgggggggggtatgaaaaatagatgttggccgattctcagacctactgaatatgctcacaaaatttcatgagaatcggtcaagccgtttcggaggagtatggcaacgaaaactgtgacacgagaattttatatattagattgtaaaaaacataatgaagTACAGCTTAGGCACTGgagtaaaatgaaaaatggaaaatattcaAAGCATACCGTAAACTTGAATGTAGTCCACGCTATGAATTATTCAAATGTAAacctaattttcttttaattatcaa
It encodes:
- the LOC106711529 gene encoding toll-like receptor 6; the protein is MQATVLLLWYSVWCGLRSGAGGAALTSRVAEAPQECEWQRVSGGPGEPTRVQLACSLRTAAGATDLLAGLSASQAQRITALDLHCTDVLFFESSLDVGRRKEEGTELLSRFHNLKELRIESCKIRYVPSAVLSPLSGLRTLSIRTHNTDWSAMSMEFHRDTFRGLTDLRSLDLGDNNIWVLPSEIFCPLYNLKELNVTQNRLQDISNLGFSDWGNGPTAPGKSCNTVLETLDMSHNEISALPDNGLSSLRALQKLFLQDNRISTVADRAFVGLSDLQILNLSTNALTALPPEMFQSSRDIKQIYLNNNSLSVLAPGLLEGLDQLQILDLSVNELTSEWVNRDTFSGLVRLIVLNLSHNKISKIDALLFQDLNNLQFLSLEFNNIARIADGAFSNLKNLHSLSLAHNNIIEVDSGHFSNLYVLNQLFLDGNRITKIDLRSFENITKLHDLGLSGNQLTEVPEAIKTLRFLTSLDLGMNRITKVTTSQFEGLDDLYGLRLVGNKIEKISKDTFVALPSLQILNLASNNIDQIDDGAFSSNQQLKAIGLDGNKLVDLKGIFTNTQPLVWLNVSNNELLWFDYSYIPTNVEWLDMHENKIEKLEDTYGLKESCNIKMLDVSHNKIRSLDEFSFPSSVETIVLNNNHIEDINPGTFLQKYNLNKVILYSNKIRTLEVGAFAISAVSEDKDLPEFYISENPFDCDCTMEWLQRINQLSDLRQRPRVMDLESVRCSLTHSRNKLGVFLLEVKSSEFLCKYDSHCFTLCHCCDFDACDCKMTCPDNCTCYHDLTWNSNVVYCSNAGYDHVPDRMPMDATEIYLDGNDLKELGNHVFIGKKRLQVLYLNNSNINTIQNRTFNGIESLRVLHLENNKLEVLRNTQFTRLPNLNELYLNENKIKVIENDTFNYLPSLEYLNLDNNGYVDYMPWRVITDNNPRTRVSVDGNNWICDCKDVAQLNQWLIKKSKDTETMMCYFAHGQSMNKTIATVAKECKTETTTEETGTETLKRLFIESNDGVENYIPYIAVVLIIVIILLVMCAFLFMFREDFKLWMHSKYGVRVFSSSSKDMNDNKNKRFDAFFVYNPRDEDFVTRAVSSELENSGHSLCLQHRDLQLIERRSGDSLSSASESSKRLIIVLSINFLEQEWYAPESKAAIQSAINSVNVRHRRQKIIFLVTTDLSAINIDPDLKVLLKTCTVIVWGEKNCWEKLNFRLPDVDVTLPNRTLHNANNMKTSNREAFGRHGNLRYTAPPTSQDPWYKYGMAPPILMMSSPMHSTSASAEVSARSTEDETCSVASSEGRPDDRLPHHHSYVSIDNHQCEERPLRPAQQIPMSNTRPTNVRKTYFV